A region from the Musa acuminata AAA Group cultivar baxijiao chromosome BXJ1-10, Cavendish_Baxijiao_AAA, whole genome shotgun sequence genome encodes:
- the LOC135595085 gene encoding zinc-finger homeodomain protein 9-like, with product MDHTTKVAEPETEGKTLSFPNGTLRKHHQRQPAVAVEEFLYRECLKNHAASLGGHALDGCGEFMLSPAADPADPSSLRCVACGCHRNFHRRLPDPLHHRHRHHDREGEDERNRVGGDEEESEMDGRREPTRTHRSSNSPPPFYSAPRMLLALNGGPVPIPVRPIVTPIAAVAAATPMAADVAQPRKRFRTRFTPGQKERMQELSERLGWRMQKRDEGKVEECCRQIGVDKGVFKVWMHNNKHAFFGQARKGGAGGGCGGSGTGNGVDGGDVVGRVEESSHSANGVDDSRGGNGHAMNGSSSSS from the coding sequence ATGGACCACACCACAAAGGTCGCGGAGCCGGAGACTGAAGGCAAAACCCTCTCCTTCCCCAACGGCACGCTGCGGAAGCACCACCAGCGGCAGCCAGCAGTGGCGGTCGAGGAGTTCCTGTACCGGGAGTGCCTTAAAAACCACGCGGCCAGCCTCGGCGGTCACGCTCTCGACGGCTGCGGCGAGTTCATGCTCTCGCCCGCAGCTGACCCCGCTGACCCCTCCTCCCTCCGCTGCGTCGCCTGCGGCTGCCACCGCAACTTCCACCGCCGGCTCCCGGATCCCCTCCACCACCGCCACCGGCACCATGACCGGGAAGGGGAGGATGAGAGGAACAGGGTGGGGGGAGACGAGGAGGAGTCGGAGATGGATGGCAGGCGGGAACCCACTCGGACCCACCGGAGCTCGAACTCACCTCCGCCCTTCTACTCTGCTCCCCGCATGCTCCTCGCTCTCAACGGCGGCCCGGTCCCGATCCCGGTTAGGCCTATCGTCACCCCCATCGCGGCCGTGGCCGCGGCGACGCCGATGGCGGCGGACGTAGCGCAGCCGAGAAAAAGGTTCCGGACTAGGTTCACCCCGGGTCAGAAGGAGCGGATGCAGGAGCTGTCGGAACGGCTGGGGTGGCGGATGCAGAAGAGGGACGAGGGGAAGGTGGAGGAATGCTGTCGGCAGATAGGCGTGGACAAGGGCGTGTTCAAGGTCTGGATGCACAACAACAAGCACGCCTTCTTCGGACAAGCAAGGAAAGGCGGGGCCGGTGGCGGCTGCGGAGGCAGCGGGACTGGTAACGGCGTCGATGGCGGAGACGTCGTCGGTCGAGTTGAGGAGAGCAGTCACAGCGCGAACGGCGTCGACGACAGCCGCGGTGGCAATGGCCATGCGATGAATGGTTCTTCCTCCTCGTCTTGA
- the LOC135586382 gene encoding protease Do-like 8, chloroplastic translates to MLVLACSRPLHSFRPPRCFGRRELFIDGVSSISSQRPTAPAPHLHLAASSRSSSDEQTFNLGDTMKTVFPFTSRRMLFAGSTLWFCLHTSKYFPAALALEEPSITTEDVTPRVFLSGPLFPSEERTVEIFEKNTYSVINIFDVTLRPRLNATGVVEVPEGNGSGVVWDKFGHIVTNYHVVGNALSKNPNPDQVVARVNILVAEGVQKTFEGRLIGANRAKDLAVLKVDASADLLKPINVGQSSVLRVGQQCLAIGNPFGFDHTLTVGVISGLNRDIVSKTGVTIGGGIQTDAAINPGNSGGPLLDSKGNMIGINTAIFTNTGASAGVGFAIPSSTVLRIVPQLIQFGKVVRAGLNMEIAPDLVANQFNVRNGALVLQIPENSVAAKAGLLPTTRGLAGNIVLGDVIVAVDNKPVRSKADLLKILDEYNVGNTVLLKIQRGSENLDLPVVLEETSI, encoded by the exons ATGCTCGTCTTGGCTTGCAGCCGACCACTCCATAGTTTTCGACCTCCGAGATGCTTCGGCCGGCGAGAGCTCTTCATCGATGGTGTCTCCTCTATCTCCTCCCAAAGACCCACCGCGCCTGCTCCTCATCTCCACCTCGCCGCCTCTTCTCGCTC GTCATCTGATGAACAGACTTTTAACCTGGGTGACACTATGAAAACTGTTTTCCCATTTACTTCTCGGCGAATGCTGTTTGCTGGTTCAACATTATGGTTTTGCTTGCACACTTCAAAGTACTTTCCAG caGCTCTTGCATTGGAAGAACCATCTATCACAACTGAAGACGTCACACCTCGTGTTTTCTTATCTGGGCCGCTCTTTCCTTCAGAG GAAAGAACTGTGGAAATTTTTGAGAAGAACACTTACTCTGTCATCAACATCTTTGATGTAACATTACGCCCTCGGCTTAATGCAACTGGTGTTGTTGAG GTGCCTGAAGGAAATGGTTCTGGAGTTGTTTGGGATAAATTTGGACACATCGTGACAAATTATCACG TTGTTGGCAATGCTCTTTCAAAGAATCCAAACCCGGATCAAGTTGTTGCACGTGTGAACATCCTTGTTGCTGAAGG GGTACAAAAGACTTTTGAGGGTAGGCTGATTGGTGCAAATCGTGCTAAAGATCTTGCTGTCTTGAAG GTGGATGCCTCTGCGGATCTTTTGAAGCCAATTAACGTCGGTCAGTCTTCAGTCCTAAGAGTTGGCCAGCAGTGTTTAGCAATTGGAAATCCTTTTGGTTTTGATCATACTCTTACTGTTGGAGTTATTAGTGGACTGAATCGCGATATTGTTAGCAAAACTGGAGTGACAATTGGAGGTGGCATTCAGACAGATGCAGCCATCAATCCTGGAAATAG TGGTGGTCCTTTGCTGGACTCGAAAGGAAACATGATTGGAATTAACACAGCAATATTCACAAATACAG GGGCCTCAGCAGGTGTAGGATTCGCCATCCCGTCTTCAACTGTCCTTAGGATTGTCCCTCAGCTAATCCAATTTGGAAAA GTTGTGCGTGCTGGTTTAAATATGGAGATAGCGCCAGATCTAGTTGCTAATCAATTTAATGTTCGGAATGGAGCTCTTGTGCTGCAG ATTCCTGAGAATAGTGTTGCAGCCAAAGCAGGTTTGCTACCTACCACAAGAGGTTTAGCCGGTAATATTGTTCTTGGGGATGTTATTGTTGCGGTAGATAATAAGCCT GTTCGTAGCAAAGCTGATCTATTGAAGATTTTGGATGAGTATAATGTTGGAAACACTGTTCTGCTTAAGATTCAGAGGGGAAGTGAGAATTTAGACCTACCTGTAGTTTTAGAGGAGACGAGCATCTGA
- the LOC135594644 gene encoding pentatricopeptide repeat-containing protein At5g61800-like — protein MQLSHRYHHPLFHLLHRGQCTTLHQVKSIHARITVQGFASLHPSLALTKILYALTLLLIPPSLPPADSCTAYALALFRSIPSPSTFPHNLLIRAHTLLSSPVPALLLFAHMRRSSVAPDSHTFPFALKACARLRSPNLGRSLHSQALKFGFAADLYVRNSLISTYNSCLSLLEAQGLFDECPSARDVVTYNTLIDGYVKAGDFAFARKLFDDMPERDVVSWGTLLAGYSQMGQFEEAISFFDQMLATGTRPDEVALVSVLSCCAQLGKLDRGEAIHEYIKKNRAKLNVYLSTGLVDMYAKCGCISVAVEIFESTPRKNLFTWNAIIVGLAVHGNGQLSLEYFDRMRAVGVEPDGVTFLGVLVACSHAGLIEMARSLFDEMESIYGVERELKHYGCMADLLGRAGLVEETMEMIKGMPMKGDAYVWGGVLAGCRIQGNVEIAEIAAQHLLQLNPEDSGIYSIMSDVYATAKRWEDVARIRKLMGDKRVKKNVGCSSVEVGDGSLHGRLNYAPFR, from the coding sequence ATGCAACTCTCCCACCGCTATCACCACCCGCTGTTCCATCTCCTCCACCGAGGCCAGTGCACGACCCTCCACCAGGTCAAGTCCATCCATGCCCGGATCACCGTTCAGGGCTTCGCCTCCCTCCACCCCTCTCTCGCCCTTACCAAGATCCTCTACGCCCTCACCCTCCTCCTCATCCCCCCTTCCCTCCCTCCCGCCGACTCATGCACCGCCTACGCCCTGGCCCTCTTCCGCAGCATCCCCAGCCCCTCAACCTTCCCCCACAACCTTCTCATTAGGGCCCACACCCTCCTCTCCTCCCCTGTCCCCGCCCTCCTCCTCTTCGCCCACATGCGCCGCTCCTCCGTGGCTCCCGACTCCCACACCTTCCCCTTCGCCCTCAAGGCCTGTGCCCGCCTCCGCTCCCCCAACCTCGGCCGCTCCCTCCACTCCCAAGCCCTCAAGTTCGGCTTCGCCGCCGACCTCTACGTCCGCAACTCTTTGATCAGCACCTACAATTCCTGCCTCTCCTTGCTGGAAGCCCAAGGCCTCTTCGATGAGTGCCCGTCGGCTCGCGACGTCGTCACCTATAACACCTTGATCGACGGTTACGTCAAGGCTGGCGATTTTGCCTTTGCACGCAAACTCTTCGACGATATGCCTGAAAGAGACGTAGTGTCGTGGGGTACGCTCTTGGCGGGTTACTCGCAGATGGGTCAGTTCGAGGAAGCCATCTCATTCTTTGATCAGATGCTTGCGACGGGAACGAGGCCTGATGAGGTTGCTTTGGTCTCAGTACTCTCTTGCTGTGCTCAGCTAGGGAAATTGGACCGAGGTGAAGCCATCCATGAGTACATCAAGAAGAACAGGGCTAAACTTAATGTCTATCTGTCGACGGGGCTGGTGGACATGTACGCAAAGTGCGGCTGCATTAGCGTTGCCGTGGAGATTTTCGAGTCAACACCACGGAAGAACTTGTTCACATGGAATGCTATTATCGTTGGTCTGGCCGTGCATGGGAACGGTCAGTTGTCACTGGAGTACTTCGATAGGATGCGAGCTGTGGGTGTTGAGCCAGATGGGGTGACCTTCTTAGGAGTCTTGGTGGCCTGCAGCCATGCAGGACTTATTGAAATGGCTCGGAGTCTCTTTGATGAGATGGAGAGCATATATGGTGTCGAACGCGAGCTCAAGCACTACGGGTGCATGGCAGATTTGCTTGGTCGGGCCGGGTTGGTCGAGGAAACGATGGAGATGATAAAAGGGATGCCGATGAAGGGCGATGCATATGTGTGGGGAGGCGTGCTCGCTGGTTGCCGAATACAGGGCAATGTGGAGATCGCAGAAATTGCAGCTCAGCATCTTTTACAGCTGAACCCTGAGGACAGTGGGATCTACTCCATTATGTCTGATGTATATGCTACTGCTAAGAGGTGGGAGGATGTTGCGAGGATAAGGAAGTTGATGGGTGACAAGAGAGTGAAAAAGAATGTTGGTTGTAGTTCGGTCGAGGTGGGTGATGGATCGCTCCATGGCAGACTGAACTATGCACCTTTTAGGTGA